A single genomic interval of Roseomonas aeriglobus harbors:
- a CDS encoding DUF1289 domain-containing protein: MDDPIFQYFQPVRVASPCVNVCRLDAATGWCLGCGRTGDEIGRWMAVGDAERDAVMAVLPTRMAALKNRRKSID, from the coding sequence ATGGACGACCCGATCTTTCAGTATTTCCAACCCGTCCGGGTCGCGAGCCCGTGCGTCAATGTCTGCCGTCTGGATGCCGCGACCGGCTGGTGTCTGGGGTGCGGGCGAACGGGTGACGAAATCGGTCGCTGGATGGCGGTCGGCGACGCCGAGCGCGATGCGGTTATGGCGGTCCTGCCGACGCGGATGGCGGCGTTGAAAAACCGGCGCAAGTCGATCGACTGA
- a CDS encoding cysteine synthase A: protein MHTTQDTLSLIGNTPLVRLKGPSEATGCDIYGKCEFANPGASVKDRAALFIVEDAEQRGAIAPGGTIVEGTAGNTGIGLALVANAKGYKTIIVMPETQSREKMDTLRALGAELVLVPAAPYSNPGHFVHTSRRIAEETPNAIWANQFDNIANRRAHIVGTAEEIWQQMEGRIDGFTCAAGTGGTIAGVGLGLKEKDDAVTIALSDPHGAALYDYYAHGELRSEGSSVAEGIGQGRITANLEGAPIDTQYRIGDAEGLEWVRRLLAEEGLCLGLSSGINVAGAVRLARDLGPGKRIATILCDSGFRYLSTLYNPEWLAAKGLSTGA from the coding sequence ATGCACACGACGCAAGACACGCTATCGCTGATCGGCAACACGCCCCTCGTCCGCCTGAAGGGGCCAAGCGAAGCGACCGGATGCGACATCTACGGCAAGTGCGAATTCGCCAACCCCGGCGCCAGCGTGAAGGATCGCGCAGCGCTGTTCATCGTCGAGGATGCCGAACAGCGCGGCGCCATCGCCCCCGGCGGCACGATCGTGGAGGGCACGGCCGGCAACACCGGAATCGGCCTCGCGCTGGTCGCCAATGCCAAGGGCTACAAGACGATCATCGTCATGCCCGAGACGCAGAGTCGGGAAAAGATGGACACGCTGCGCGCGCTGGGTGCCGAGTTGGTCCTGGTCCCCGCCGCCCCCTATTCGAACCCCGGCCATTTCGTGCACACCAGCCGGCGCATCGCCGAAGAGACGCCGAACGCCATCTGGGCGAACCAGTTCGACAATATCGCGAACCGGCGTGCGCACATCGTCGGGACGGCGGAGGAAATCTGGCAGCAGATGGAGGGGCGGATCGATGGCTTTACCTGCGCGGCGGGCACCGGTGGCACGATCGCGGGCGTCGGGCTGGGTCTGAAGGAAAAGGACGACGCCGTCACCATCGCACTCAGCGATCCCCATGGCGCCGCGCTCTACGATTACTACGCGCATGGCGAATTGCGGTCGGAGGGATCGTCAGTCGCCGAAGGCATCGGCCAAGGCCGCATCACCGCCAATCTGGAGGGCGCGCCGATCGACACGCAATATCGTATCGGTGACGCGGAGGGCCTGGAATGGGTCCGTCGCCTGCTGGCGGAAGAGGGGCTGTGCCTGGGCCTGTCGTCGGGCATCAACGTCGCCGGCGCGGTGCGCCTGGCGCGCGATCTGGGGCCGGGCAAGCGGATCGCGACGATCCTGTGCGACAGTGGCTTTCGGTATCTCTCGACGCTCTACAACCCCGAATGGCTGGCGGCGAAGGGGCTGTCGACCGGCGCCTGA